A region from the Triticum urartu cultivar G1812 chromosome 1, Tu2.1, whole genome shotgun sequence genome encodes:
- the LOC125553131 gene encoding uncharacterized protein LOC125553131 has protein sequence MTSSYRPAATMSPEATAPVPKVEAEAAATAARNPSSPSGPPSPEMEATAEALTREEVLRRRRRRTARLVGVYRRLYWAMAEEVRARHRQYVWELGRSPLEAEQPPSAACSEAKPGPAAVPRRKKCGFTGCKVRAMPMAKYCHSHILSDPNQALYKGCGQIIKSGAQIGQITCSRPILKASVPSLCNVHLQRSQKNISQAYKKVGFNPPPIGQISPDFSVLVAECVRQIQARRRESRSVVAGKKCPKDGKVG, from the exons ATGACCTCCTCTTACCGGCCGGCCGCCACGATGAGCCCGGAGGCGACGGCGCCAGTACCCAAGGTGGAGgccgaggcggcggcgacggcggcccgaaaccctagctcccCCAGCGGCCCGCCGTCGCCGGAGATGGAGGCCACGGCGGAGGCGCTCACGCGGGAGGAGGTGCTACGCCGGAGGCGCCGACGCACGGCGCGGCTCGTTGGTGTGTACCGCCGGCTGTACTGGGCGATGGCAGAGGAGGTGCGCGCGCGGCACCGCCAGTACGTCTGGGAGCTCGGCCGCAGTCCGCTCGAGGCCGAGCAGCCCCCGTCGGCCGCGTGCTCGGAGGCGAAGCCTGGGCCGGCGGCGGTGCCGAGGAGGAAGAAGTGTGGGTTCACGGGCTGCAAGGTGCGGGCGATGCCGATGGCCAAGTACTGCCACTCCCACATCCTCTCCGATCCCAATCAGGCCCTGTACAAGGGATGCGGTCAAATCATCAAGAG TGGTGCACAGATTGGGCAAATTACTTGCAGCAGGCCCATCCTAAAAGCTTCAGTTCCCTCCCTCTGCAATGTTCATTTGCAAAGATCTCAGAAGAACATATCACAGGCTTATAAGAAAGTTGGCTTTAATCCACCCCCTATTGGCCAGATCTCCCCAGATTTTAGTGTCTTAGTTGCCGAATGTGTCCGTCAGATCCAGGCCAGGAGGAGAGAATCCCGAAGTGTTGTAGCAGGGAAGAAATGCCCCAAAGATGGGAAAGTTGGCTGA